The following proteins are co-located in the Microvirga ossetica genome:
- the ftsH gene encoding ATP-dependent zinc metalloprotease FtsH — protein MNNPNTAPNFRNLAIVAAVMSLLSLFYFQNTTRPQPDQLPYSAFITAVDQGEIRSVTIQGQEVIAERFAGGTVTTYVPQGAGLIAQLQQKSVVIKAEPPPQPSLLGSLLLSLLPFALMIGIVVWLSRNAMNKQGGGLMSIGKSKAKLLTEAHGRVTFDEVAGIDEAKEDLQEVVEFLRDPQKFQRLGGRIPRGVLLVGPPGTGKTLTARAVAGEANVPFFTISGSDFVEMFVGVGASRVRDMFEQAKKNAPCIIFIDEIDAVGRHRGAGLGGGNDEREQTLNQLLVEMDGFEANEGVIIIAATNRPDVLDPALLRPGRFDRQIVVPNPDVVGREKILRVHVRKVPLAPDVDLKIIARGTPGFSGADLMNLVNEAALLAARRGKRIVTMKEFEDAKDKVMMGAERRTLVMTDDEKRLTAYHEAGHAVVALNVPATDPVHKATIIPRGRALGMVMQLPERDKLSMSYEQMTSRLAIMMGGRIAEEMIFGHDKVTSGAQSDIEQATRLARMMVTRWGFSPELGTVAYGENQEEVFLGMSMGRQQNVSEATAQKIDSEVRRLVEDGLNDARRILTEKQHELEALARGLLEYETLSGEEIRNLLDGQPPVRDTGDTVTPSRGSAVPTAGRGRPRESDGGLVPQLQS, from the coding sequence ATGAACAACCCGAACACCGCACCCAACTTTCGCAATCTTGCGATTGTGGCCGCAGTCATGTCCCTGCTGTCGCTGTTCTACTTCCAAAACACGACGCGACCGCAACCTGATCAGCTCCCTTACTCGGCGTTCATCACGGCAGTCGACCAGGGCGAGATCCGTTCCGTCACCATCCAGGGGCAGGAGGTGATCGCCGAGCGCTTCGCGGGCGGCACCGTCACCACCTATGTTCCACAAGGTGCTGGCCTCATCGCTCAACTGCAGCAAAAGAGTGTCGTGATCAAAGCAGAGCCGCCGCCGCAGCCGAGCCTGCTTGGTAGCCTGCTGCTGTCGCTGCTGCCGTTTGCCTTGATGATCGGCATCGTCGTCTGGCTGTCCCGTAACGCCATGAACAAGCAGGGTGGCGGCCTGATGTCCATCGGCAAGTCCAAGGCGAAGCTCCTCACCGAAGCGCATGGCCGCGTGACGTTTGATGAGGTGGCCGGCATCGACGAGGCCAAGGAGGACCTGCAGGAGGTCGTGGAGTTCCTGCGCGATCCGCAGAAATTCCAGCGCCTCGGCGGCCGCATTCCGCGCGGCGTGCTGCTCGTCGGCCCTCCCGGCACCGGCAAGACCCTGACGGCGCGTGCGGTCGCAGGCGAGGCCAACGTGCCCTTCTTCACCATCTCGGGCTCGGACTTCGTCGAGATGTTCGTCGGCGTCGGCGCCTCCCGCGTGCGCGACATGTTCGAGCAGGCGAAGAAGAACGCCCCCTGCATCATCTTCATCGACGAGATCGACGCGGTCGGCCGCCATCGCGGCGCCGGCCTCGGCGGCGGCAACGACGAGCGCGAGCAGACCCTCAACCAGCTGCTGGTCGAGATGGACGGCTTCGAGGCCAACGAGGGCGTGATCATCATTGCCGCCACCAACCGTCCCGACGTGCTCGATCCGGCGCTGCTGCGCCCGGGCCGCTTCGACCGCCAGATCGTCGTTCCCAACCCGGACGTGGTCGGCCGCGAGAAGATCCTGCGCGTCCATGTGCGCAAGGTGCCCTTGGCTCCCGACGTGGACCTGAAGATCATCGCTCGCGGCACTCCCGGCTTCTCGGGCGCGGACCTGATGAACCTCGTCAACGAGGCGGCTTTGCTCGCCGCCCGGCGCGGCAAGCGCATCGTCACGATGAAGGAGTTCGAGGACGCCAAGGACAAGGTGATGATGGGCGCCGAGCGCCGCACTCTCGTCATGACCGACGACGAGAAGCGCCTGACCGCCTATCACGAGGCCGGCCATGCGGTCGTGGCCCTGAACGTCCCGGCGACCGATCCGGTCCACAAGGCGACGATCATTCCGCGCGGCCGCGCGCTCGGCATGGTCATGCAGCTCCCTGAGCGCGACAAGCTGTCCATGTCCTACGAGCAGATGACCTCGCGGCTTGCCATCATGATGGGCGGCCGCATCGCCGAGGAAATGATCTTCGGCCACGACAAGGTGACCTCCGGCGCCCAGTCGGACATCGAGCAGGCGACGCGTCTTGCCCGCATGATGGTGACCCGCTGGGGCTTCTCGCCCGAACTCGGCACGGTGGCCTATGGCGAGAACCAGGAAGAGGTCTTCCTCGGCATGTCCATGGGGCGCCAGCAGAATGTGTCCGAGGCGACGGCCCAGAAGATCGACTCGGAAGTCCGCCGCCTGGTCGAGGACGGGCTCAACGATGCCCGCCGCATTCTGACCGAGAAGCAGCACGAGCTCGAGGCCCTGGCCCGCGGCCTCCTGGAATACGAGACCCTGTCGGGCGAGGAGATCCGCAACCTCCTCGACGGCCAGCCCCCCGTGCGCGATACCGGCGACACGGTGACTCCGAGCCGCGGCTCCGCTGTTCCCACCGCCGGCCGTGGCCGGCCGCGGGAGAGCGACGGAGGACTGGTTCCTCAGCTACAGAGTTAA
- a CDS encoding sigma factor, producing the protein MQDTLVRAYERRSSFRPGGNLRGWLLSILHNTFIDHRRRHVAEFRRLEQAAAGAETAAPPTRKAGCGSSPNLGTLRQGQGGLLADRPCRLRTDWDRRRQSTGAGSPAAVAPASVNLRRKHP; encoded by the coding sequence GTGCAGGACACCCTTGTTCGAGCCTATGAGCGGCGAAGCTCGTTCCGCCCGGGTGGCAATCTGCGTGGTTGGCTGCTCTCGATCCTGCACAACACCTTCATCGATCACCGACGGCGTCACGTGGCGGAGTTCCGTCGCCTGGAGCAGGCTGCTGCTGGTGCCGAGACAGCGGCTCCACCGACCAGGAAAGCCGGGTGCGGCTCCAGCCCCAACCTTGGTACGCTTCGACAAGGCCAAGGCGGTCTACTGGCAGACCGGCCCTGTCGCCTGCGCACTGACTGGGACCGGCGGCGACAAAGTACTGGAGCGGGCAGCCCTGCGGCTGTCGCGCCAGCTTCCGTAAACCTCAGGAGAAAACATCCATGA
- a CDS encoding Bax inhibitor-1/YccA family protein, with the protein MNTPYAWQTATARPSGAIFDEGLRQHMLRVYNYMGIGLVLTGLVAFFVASTPALYVPIFQTPLKWVVMLAPLAFIFFFSFRMHAMSAASAQMAFWAFCAVMGLSLASVFLVFTGASIARTFFITATMFGATSLYGYTTKRDLSKFGSFLIMGLIGIIIASLVNIFVGSSLLQFAISIIGVLVFTGLTAYDTQNIKEQYAEGFGHEANNKMAVFGALSLYLNFINIFQLLLSLTGQRQE; encoded by the coding sequence ATGAACACTCCCTATGCCTGGCAGACCGCCACAGCTCGCCCGAGCGGCGCCATCTTCGATGAAGGCCTGCGACAGCACATGCTGCGGGTCTACAACTACATGGGCATCGGGCTCGTCCTCACGGGACTGGTCGCCTTCTTTGTCGCCTCGACCCCGGCCCTCTACGTGCCGATCTTCCAGACGCCGTTGAAATGGGTCGTGATGCTGGCGCCGCTCGCCTTTATCTTCTTCTTCTCGTTTCGCATGCACGCCATGTCGGCGGCCAGCGCCCAGATGGCCTTTTGGGCCTTCTGCGCCGTGATGGGCCTGTCGCTGGCCTCTGTGTTCCTGGTGTTCACCGGGGCGAGCATTGCGCGCACCTTCTTCATCACTGCCACCATGTTCGGTGCCACCAGTCTCTACGGCTACACGACCAAGCGGGATCTCTCGAAGTTCGGCTCGTTCCTGATCATGGGCCTGATCGGCATCATCATCGCATCGCTGGTCAACATCTTCGTCGGCTCCAGCCTGCTGCAGTTCGCGATTTCGATCATCGGCGTGCTCGTGTTCACGGGCCTCACCGCCTACGACACGCAGAACATCAAGGAACAGTATGCGGAAGGCTTCGGGCATGAGGCCAACAACAAGATGGCCGTGTTCGGCGCGCTCTCCCTCTACCTGAACTTCATCAACATCTTCCAGCTCCTCCTCAGCCTCACCGGGCAGCGGCAAGAGTAA
- a CDS encoding DUF2076 domain-containing protein: MDHQDRQAIEQLFGKLAQVESQSAAPDAQAAEFIRSRIGQQPNAPYYMAQTIVVQEQALSVAHGRIQQLEQELASRPASGGGFLSGLFGGGQTRPQPHQPYQPQPMQGLPPHMAPGMVPGMGGMAPARGGGFLAGAAQTAMGVAGGVLIGNMIAGAFSGGDEAKAADAGQAEPQQAAAEDSGDTGEDFGFDEA; this comes from the coding sequence ATGGACCATCAGGATCGTCAGGCCATTGAACAGCTCTTCGGCAAGCTGGCCCAGGTCGAGAGCCAGTCTGCAGCCCCGGATGCACAGGCGGCGGAATTCATCCGCTCACGGATCGGCCAGCAGCCGAATGCGCCGTACTACATGGCCCAGACCATCGTGGTGCAGGAGCAGGCGCTGAGTGTTGCTCATGGCCGCATCCAGCAACTCGAGCAGGAACTCGCCAGCCGTCCGGCCAGTGGAGGCGGCTTCCTCTCCGGTCTCTTCGGCGGGGGCCAGACCCGTCCCCAGCCGCATCAGCCTTACCAGCCGCAGCCGATGCAGGGCCTGCCCCCGCACATGGCGCCCGGCATGGTTCCTGGTATGGGAGGCATGGCTCCCGCTCGTGGCGGCGGCTTCCTGGCTGGTGCAGCCCAGACGGCCATGGGCGTCGCCGGTGGCGTGCTCATCGGCAACATGATCGCCGGCGCCTTCTCAGGCGGGGACGAGGCGAAAGCGGCAGATGCCGGTCAGGCCGAGCCGCAGCAGGCCGCGGCCGAAGACAGCGGTGATACCGGCGAAGACTTCGGCTTCGATGAAGCCTAA
- a CDS encoding DUF1476 domain-containing protein yields MASFDDRRDTFERKFAHDEELLFRATARRNKLFGLWAAQQLGKTGTDAEAYAKAVVVADFEEAGDADVIRKVRQDFEAAGKTANDAELASVLSGLMNEAIEQIKEGS; encoded by the coding sequence ATGGCCAGTTTCGACGATCGCAGGGATACCTTCGAAAGGAAATTTGCTCACGACGAGGAGCTGCTGTTCAGGGCGACTGCCCGTCGCAACAAGCTGTTCGGTCTTTGGGCCGCCCAGCAGCTCGGCAAGACCGGTACGGATGCCGAGGCCTATGCGAAGGCTGTTGTCGTGGCGGATTTCGAGGAAGCCGGCGATGCCGACGTCATCCGCAAGGTGCGCCAGGATTTCGAGGCCGCCGGCAAGACTGCCAACGATGCTGAGCTGGCTAGTGTCCTGTCCGGCCTGATGAATGAAGCCATCGAGCAGATCAAAGAAGGATCGTAA